A section of the Triticum dicoccoides isolate Atlit2015 ecotype Zavitan chromosome 7A, WEW_v2.0, whole genome shotgun sequence genome encodes:
- the LOC119331828 gene encoding protein MIS12 homolog has product MEGDDETSAVEAVLGLSPQIFINEVLNMVDDIRFQAFEYCLQEGAPAAVSTATATNQAEELKRGVNAICNLVTDVLNKRMSNWEMYCLRKCLTVPEGFVAPEDDNSSATVLHKDGNSDSELDAELNFLRKKLADANTESEELRRESTSLERQATYKSNLNSSITEVLKLYEDKSVKENIQGIVKAIPKLHQKMKVMRRKKVEVEAMVGQNVWNVDCLRDQKRLAPGSSPSTEDIQEVNTAMKGLRKE; this is encoded by the exons ATGGAAGGGGACGACGAGACCTCGGCGGTGGAGGCAGTGCTGGGGCTGAGCCCTCAGATCTTCATCAACGAGGTCCTCAACATGGTTGACGACATCCGCTTCCAGGCCTTCGAGTACTGCCTCCA GGAAGGTGCCCCCGCGGCCGTCAGCACCGCCACGGCGACCAATCAGGCTGAGGAGCTAAAACGG GGAGTAAATGCAATTTGCAACTTGGTAACGGATGTATTGAACAAAAGAATGAGCAATTGGGAGATGTATTGCCTTCGGAAATGTTTAACTGTACCTGAAGGATTTGTGGCACCTGAAGAT GATAATTCTTCTGCAACGGTGTTGCATAAAGATGGGAATTCTGATTCGGAACTGGATGCAGAacttaattttttgagaaaaaaactGGCAGAC GCTAACACGGAATCTGAAGAACTTAGAAGAGAAAGTACTTCCTTGGAAAGGCAAGCTACATACAAAAGTAACCTTAATTCCTCTATAACTGAAGTACTGAAGTTGTATGAAGACAAATCTGTTAAGGAGAATATTCAAG GTATTGTGAAGGCAATACCGAAGTTGCACCAGAAAATGAAGGTTATGAGAAGGAAAAAGGTTGAGGTTGAGGCCATGGTGGGTCAAAATGTTTGGAATGTCGATTGTCTTAGAGACCAGAAGCGTTTAGCACCGG GTTCTAGTCCTAGCACCGAGGACATTCAAGAGGTGAACACGGCCATGAAAGGCTTGCGGAAGGAGTAA